The segment GCAGGAAAGATTATCTTCAAACAAGCCTCAAGAGGAATTCCAAAAGCAGGAAGTCGTGAACAACATTCCATGTTCGGAGTGCAAGGAGCAATTTCTCTCAATGAATGCTCTAAAATCTCATAATGAATCGGCTCACAGCAACCTCAAGTCTCCCTTTGTCTGCTTGGATTGTGGCCAAAAGTTCATCTCTAAAGCTACGTTACGTGTTCACATGAAAAATCACACAGGTAAAAAGATCACCGTCTGCGAAATTTGCGGGAAAACGTTTCGCACTTGCGATGCCCTTCGGCAACATAAGTTTGTACACATGACTGACGAAGAGAAGAAAAGTGTTGGCTTTCCTTGCACAATGTGCGACAAGAAGTTTTCCAGACGCACCAAACTTGAGTACCACATGCGCCGACACACAGGAGAACGGCGCTTCATCTGCACGATCTGCTCCAAGTCATTCCACGACTCAGTTCGCCTGAAAGCACACACCGAGAGACACAGCACAGAAAAGAAGTTCAAATGTGACGAGTGCGGATCAGGCTTTGTCTGCAAGAGGTACTTAACGAATCACAAATCACGCTACCACCGAAGAAGGGAAGTGTTTCGCTGCTGTGTGTGCGCGGTAGTGCTTTCCACGGCCGAGGAGGCCATGGTCCATCATCGAAGTCACACTTCGGAGGAAGTTGCTAAGAGTGGTACGACCAATCCATACACCCAGTCCTTTGATCACCACTGCAGACAGTGCTGCGAGTACTTCCCAAGCAAGGAGCTGCTGAGCGCGCACAAGGCTAAAGCGCACGTTAGGGGCCGCTCTGCTAAAGTGCAGTCAACAGTGGACATTGCAGAACTCATCAAACAGGTCGATTGCACGGTCTGTGGCAAAAAGCTTTGGGGCGTGGGAAGTTTGAAACGGCACATGAGTAGTGCACACGCCAGTTCCAGACCTGAGCGAATTTTCCAGTGTGAGTTTTGCGCCAAGATGTTTGCCCAGAAAGCGCAGCTTGTGGTTCACATTAGAACGCACACTGGAGAGCGTCCTCACCGGTGCTCGTTTTGTGGCAAAGGTTTCATCACGGGCCAAAGTTTGATCAAGCACGAAAGGATACACACGGGCGAAACTCCGTTCCACTGTACTCAATGCCCTAAGGCCTTCCGGAGTAAAGAGAATCTCATATTGCATCAAAAGGTACAACTTAACTTCTGCGGCACGTTTTTCCATTATTGTAATACCGTATCTGACTGTAAAAACGCTTTGATTAATCATTCAGTTTGAATAGGGCTATGAAATTTagaaggtttatttttttctgagcttccaatagTTGTGGGTATGAGCAAAAACCATGCAATTTGAAGCCATTCGAACTTTACTACTTATAGTCAGTAATTGCCAAAACCGTCTATACTGGGTACGGGTTCGCGGAtaagttcatatttttgtttcgcgcgTAAGGACATATTTCGCACGATTTCTTGTGAAACTTTGTGAACACTTAGcccttaaattattattgatcagtttttcactcaaaacattttttccacatgcaaaagtggaatttattcaatttttagatcTGTTGATTAATTGTCATCGTtttggtcttaaaatatttggtcagttttaatttccattcaagctatttgttatttaattttgtcttatCATTTcacaaattgtttgttttggtGGAATGCAGGCGAGTATTTAAAAAGCCATATTAAAGATATTGTGTGATTAAATAAggttacattttttgcaaaagaaagaaaattgttttctcgATTACTATTTTTCAGTTCAGTTGGAACAATATaaacaactaaaaattttgatcataTAGTTTCTAccgtattttcatttttttttttgcatttgccagttcttaaaaatgatgattatCTTAACATTAGGACAACAATGTGAGATTTGTCAGcgaaattgctaaattttggCAGCAAACACATGTTAGTTGGGCTTCCCACCCACCCAAACAAACAATGTGTGaatgattagaaaaattaaattaaaaaagcttgaAAATGGAAACGTAAAGAATATAGACAAATTCTCATTTGACGATTTGACGTGACTATtgactaatttatttacttttcagACGCACTTGGGTTTGAAACCATTTGAATGCCACTACTGCCAAAAGAGTTTTGGCCGCCAAATTCACTTGCAGCTGCACCTGCGCACACACACTGGAGAGCGGCCCTATGCCTGCGATGTCTGCGGAAGGGCTTTTGCTCAGGGTGGAGACATGAGGCGCCACAAACTCACACACACTGGCGAAAGGGCCTACAAATGCAGCGTCTGTAGCTTTTCAAGCAACAAAAGAAAGACTTTGAGGGACCATGAAGCATCAGCACACGGTAAACAGCAGGAGGTGGCGGCCCCGCTAGCTACATTTCCCATGCCGCcagtaaataataatggaTCTTCCACAATGGCCCCATATGATTCTCAGCAACTGACTGCAACTGAACAGCAAAATCCAGTCTTGTTCTTGAACCCCTCTGATTTGCCGAAAAATTGGGGCGATAATTAAATGTTGTAGAGAcaaccaaaaatttttatttttaggtaaaTCTGTCTTCATGTAGACGTTctgcttttatatatttagcaAATATGTAGTATTAAGATAGAAAAGCAGTCTTATTCGTTAAAGTGACAATATGAAGCTGAATTGACCATGTTATTGTGCTTAATATTAGCATTAAAGAGATTGTTTTGCCTGAATCATCAAGCAACCTGAGGATTTTATTCAGTGAAACACCTGATGTTCTTTTTTCACATGAGTGTATTCGTATTCAATGGCTTAAACTAAGTTTGTTGCTTACAagaataaaagttaaaaaataaatgggcCACTCACAAAAATCAACGTCTGTGTACTTTTGTTTCGAGACTTGTTCACATgtttattgcacattttccATGTGTATCTTTAGCATCACTACCCTAGTCAATGTTTTCTAAACTTCTAGATCAAAGGCTACTGTCAGTGTCTAAttgtcagttaaaattaatacaaaattgcaTAACAAAGTTTTCAGAATTTCACAATGACAAGACCACATGAAAATATGTCCAAAAATCTCTAGCTACTATGAGTTTATACTTCTTGCAAAGAGATGAATAAGACAATGTGTATAATTATCCTTGTGTAAAGGCTTGATGCTGGAGCAGAGCAGCTGAAAATCCGTGTTGTCATGTTATCCTTAATCTATTCCTCTGGCACCGTCAATTGGCATAGTGTGAAGTACCTCATCGAGCAGTTGTAGAGCTCTATGCAAGTGTACCTAGAGTAGCGTAAAATTtcgcacgtcaaaaaaaacgAATGATTGCAAATTTGAACTGCATACTTCAATCCAACAAGGTGTCTCTTTGATCGAGGCTCGAGGGTAGTCTGGGCCCCATCCCTTTACGAAACTGAGCCTCAAAATGCACAATCGTCGCAGATCATCAACCCCTATGCCCACAGCAGCACTCAAACCGGCATCTATTATCATGAAGATTGATTTAGAACCTTAGCAGAGAAATTAGTTTCAGAAGTTACTGAGCCGTGCAGGAGCGATGCCTCCAGCTGCCATGTGGCCTGGGATTTGTCCAGCAACAGCCGCAGCTGTCACAGCAGCCGCTGTCTGCGCATTTGCAGCTTGCTGCTGCATTTCTTGGTGACACTGTCGCAAGTCGAATACCTGTgcaatttgacatttttaactGCAAATGGGGAAGCGGTGAAATAACCACCTTAATGTAAGCCGTGGGGTAAATTTTATGCACCGCATCTCCTGGTGTTCTGCCAGCTTCTCTGTCTAAATAGTAGCTTTGAACAAACACAGAGTGATCGCTCTGACAACGGAGCCAGACGTCTCCCTCTCCAATCAAGTCCAGCTGGACACCTTTCCCAATGTGCAGCCTGAAGAAAATAGCGGCATATGTTACCAATAAATAACTATCTAGTTTTTGTGAGTGTGTTTACCTGGCTTTTTCGCTTTGTTCTGTTCTGTGGACATTGCTCAAGGCTCCTAGGCAAAATCTATGTCCACCAGAAGGGTCTACATATCCATCTACAGTTACATTTGGACACCCAGATGGCACTTTAAAAGTTTCGCCAACCTAGAGAATCAAGTTCAGTTGTTTCACAATGCAATGATATGAATTGCAGGATAATAATTACCTGTGTGTCAAGCTCAAAGTAGGCAATGGAGCACCAGTACTCTGGGGGTGGCTGCGAAGAGAGCATTCTGACCGCCCCAGGAGAGGCCACAGCAGGTGATGAGCTATCAGGACTCCCTAAAAACAATCATGtgaaggattttaatttgtaaaacctcaaattaaattacagtaTCCAGGCAAAGGTGAGCGGATTTCTGAAGTCTGCGGTGGCTGCATGCTCTGTGTGTAAGTCAGTGTGTTGTTGCCTGTCCAAGTGGCCTGGCTTCCAGGGAAAGCTGCAGTCTGTGAAGCTCCCTGAATGCCTGGAGTGGCTCGTTGTTGCTGAGCAGATTGTTGTGCAGCTGGCTGTTGAAGGGTGGTGCTAGTGGCTTTCTGGGCAGTCGATGCCATTGACTGGGTCACAGACGCAACCTAGGAATGTTTCATTTGTATTGTGTTATATCCCAAGAATTCATTGAGGTATTTAATGAATGCACACagagagtgaaataaaatagtctATTTCTAGCAGTCGAACAGAGCAGTTCTTTCCTTCCTCCTTCCCGGCCACCCCGCAACGCATACATTTAATTGAttctttacttttaattatgCCAAGTCCACCCTACCATTGAGgcattttgaatgaattattagaattttaaaactagatTGAATTGAAGGCTTCTGAACAATTTTGTTAATGAATCACAGGGAGATAGCGTGGAGGGGTTTCACAAGATTTAGTCactactatatatatatattccttgttgttaaaagaaattcgtcatttttattcctcgaacagtttcgacgtcatcacaaacgtcctattcatgaggcactacttgaggcaagctccaaagaccaaatgtcATGAATAGGACGTTTGTGATGACGTCAAAACTGGccgaggaataaaaaagacgaatttcttttatttaattgtattgaACATCAAAACAATCTCGATTGATCgcatttttcatatatatatatatatatatatatatatatattataaatatattataatttaaaacatggtCAGTAACGAATACAGAATCAATCTTTCTTTAGTTACAGAGTAAAAAAAGGCTATGTAGTGTAAGTAGTGTCAAACttgttattatatttattttttacgaaatgTGATCTTTAAGGAGTGTAAACAAAGATAGAAGTATTAGAGCTTTTTTATCAACCATAAGTTTGAATTGAGTAAGCCTGATGTATGGGGCTggaatttcacaatttttccatACCTGCGTAGGGTGACTTTGTAGAGTTTGCTGAAGTGGCTGAGTAATGTTCGTAACTGGGACTGGCTGTGCTGGCTGCGTCACTACAGGAGCTGTACTCGAAGTGCTGGGGAACCCATTTTGATGCAGAAGCGGCTGCTGTACTGAACTTATTGAGCTACTACTTTGGCTGCCAGAATCTGCAATATTATCGGGGCAAGTTAGACCCCCAACAGCTAGCTACATTTTtgtgataataataataaatattaattttaagtattgACATGCAAGAAGAAACAGGTATATAATATTACACGGTACAATGCCTGccggctgccgctgctgcggcTCCACGGCGATGGCTGAAGGCGAGGCCACCCCTTCTGTTCCGGAGTAGTACCCACTAGTGGTGTTACTTGGCGGTTGCTGTGGAGACACAACCGATTCAACCGAGGCAGGCCCGACGACAGGGCTCTGCAGCATAGGCGGCTGCCCCCGAGGTGTCGTTGGATGGCTGATTGCCTGCGTTGGTGGCAATATTTGATACTGGGTTTGCGGTGGGTGATGCTGCACAGTCTGCGCCACCAAAGCCTGGTTGACAGATTCAGCATCAACGTCCATTCCACTCGGGCCGCCTGCCGAATATTCATCCTTAAGCAGACGGCTTGGCCCTCCAGAAGATTGTAAAGTAAGGCCCGAAAGGTCTAGAAACAtgcatgttaaatatttagttcAAGAGGGGAGATTGTTTATTTACCTATTCCCGGGGAAACTACCCTTTCATAATGATAGGGGTTTACACAGACTGAGTCGCACTTCAAGTCAAATGCGAATTGGCAAAACTTGACGTGCTTCAGTTCATTTTTGTGCAAATCTGGCCAGCGCCAGATGCGAGCGTAGATGACGTGAGGAAAGCCTTTTCTGCCCGCCACCTGAAGGCGACCATCAAGTGTACGAGGAATAGTCACACACTTGCTTGGATGTGCTCCATTTGTGGTGATGGCTGTGATCAGACTGTCTAGCTCATCTCTTTTTTCCTAAATATAAGCAAAAAATCGCAATTAAacagatgaaaaatttaactttaaaaatcaaataattttaattcaaatattgaattgattGATGGCTGAGAAATATACTTTTAGTTTCTTCACGAGACTCTCGATCGCCCTTTTGGAGAACCCCTCCGACTCTCCACCCTGACGATGGCACATCAACGAATGAACGATGCTAAGGCAAGCGTCTGCGGATGTGGGTGCTGAAGGAGCAATGGTGGACATCGCGACCTATGG is part of the Cloeon dipterum chromosome 1, ieCloDipt1.1, whole genome shotgun sequence genome and harbors:
- the LOC135948449 gene encoding zinc finger protein 433-like, whose product is MAKLNEELFCSVQTCRFHLPVDPNDLSLQHLLFYYFPEDEYMRGLWGEKCGINPTPGSRICSMHFADHDFETNHSEFLNYAPKKVLKKDAVPSVNLPSSLLCGTVVILNQQIAGTVPTVSVVSHRDWSLDKNLAEGSTLKLHVNNTLISNSKPAEIWELCRMCAGTCETMIPIFNDDGTDKDNIALKLKHSFSINASPTDTLPLRICAQCLVDLNFCYQTALRCAEADATFRCWLVEAESVDATPDDGNDWQLHDEVSTEISETARQGWQRHDLGESWNRVEEVQQLHEVNSTHLSISETELLKEKGNETVLEEPEMPQTQLDCEEKNLVSSKDDVVKKTIEVVENLENVPLRDRLRNKGRKKLASHVKIIDSESIQPTQERLSSNKPQEEFQKQEVVNNIPCSECKEQFLSMNALKSHNESAHSNLKSPFVCLDCGQKFISKATLRVHMKNHTGKKITVCEICGKTFRTCDALRQHKFVHMTDEEKKSVGFPCTMCDKKFSRRTKLEYHMRRHTGERRFICTICSKSFHDSVRLKAHTERHSTEKKFKCDECGSGFVCKRYLTNHKSRYHRRREVFRCCVCAVVLSTAEEAMVHHRSHTSEEVAKSGTTNPYTQSFDHHCRQCCEYFPSKELLSAHKAKAHVRGRSAKVQSTVDIAELIKQVDCTVCGKKLWGVGSLKRHMSSAHASSRPERIFQCEFCAKMFAQKAQLVVHIRTHTGERPHRCSFCGKGFITGQSLIKHERIHTGETPFHCTQCPKAFRSKENLILHQKTHLGLKPFECHYCQKSFGRQIHLQLHLRTHTGERPYACDVCGRAFAQGGDMRRHKLTHTGERAYKCSVCSFSSNKRKTLRDHEASAHGKQQEVAAPLATFPMPPVNNNGSSTMAPYDSQQLTATEQQNPVLFLNPSDLPKNWGDN
- the Med gene encoding mothers against decapentaplegic homolog 4, translating into MSTIAPSAPTSADACLSIVHSLMCHRQGGESEGFSKRAIESLVKKLKEKRDELDSLITAITTNGAHPSKCVTIPRTLDGRLQVAGRKGFPHVIYARIWRWPDLHKNELKHVKFCQFAFDLKCDSVCVNPYHYERVVSPGIDLSGLTLQSSGGPSRLLKDEYSAGGPSGMDVDAESVNQALVAQTVQHHPPQTQYQILPPTQAISHPTTPRGQPPMLQSPVVGPASVESVVSPQQPPSNTTSGYYSGTEGVASPSAIAVEPQQRQPAGIVPYSGSQSSSSISSVQQPLLHQNGFPSTSSTAPVVTQPAQPVPVTNITQPLQQTLQSHPTQVASVTQSMASTAQKATSTTLQQPAAQQSAQQQRATPGIQGASQTAAFPGSQATWTGNNTLTYTQSMQPPQTSEIRSPLPGYWSPDSSSPAVASPGAVRMLSSQPPPEYWCSIAYFELDTQVGETFKVPSGCPNVTVDGYVDPSGGHRFCLGALSNVHRTEQSEKARLHIGKGVQLDLIGEGDVWLRCQSDHSVFVQSYYLDREAGRTPGDAVHKIYPTAYIKVFDLRQCHQEMQQQAANAQTAAAVTAAAVAGQIPGHMAAGGIAPARLNAGLSAAVGIGVDDLRRLCILRLSFVKGWGPDYPRASIKETPCWIEVHLHRALQLLDEVLHTMPIDGARGID